The following proteins come from a genomic window of Miscanthus floridulus cultivar M001 chromosome 2, ASM1932011v1, whole genome shotgun sequence:
- the LOC136519945 gene encoding mRNA cap guanine-N7 methyltransferase 1-like isoform X1 yields MNKRPRDDHSSSFASAPKRQYGAGGGYGAQQGYSEERSSARRVADHYSARSNQTLEERENSPIIHLKKLNWIKSVLIQLYARPGDCGLDLACGKGGDLIKWDKAKVGYYVGVDIAQGSIKDCMTRYNGDTDQQRRKKFSFPARLICTDCYEAVSNHCYFL; encoded by the exons ATGAATAAGCGGCCCCGCGACGACCACTCCTCCTCCTTCGCCTCCGCGCCCAAGCGCCAGTACGGCGCAG GCGGAGGGTATGGCGCGCAGCAGGGGTACTCGGAGGAGCGGAGCAGCGCGCGGCGGGTGGCCGACCACTACAGCGCACGGTCCAACCAGACCCTCGAGGAACGCGAGAACAGCCCCATCATCCACCTCAAGAAGCTCAACTGG ATCAAGAGTGTTTTAATCCAGCTGTATGCACGCCCGGGCGACTGCGGTCTTGATCTTGCTTGCGGGAAG GGAGGTGATTTGATAAAGTGGGATAAAGCCAAGGTTGGCTACTATGTAGGGGTTGATATTGCTCAAGGCTCG ATAAAAGATTGCATGACTCGCTACAATGGTGACACAGATCAACAAAGAAGGAAAAAGTTCAGTTTCCCTGCACGGCTTATTTGTACTGATTGCTATGAG GCTGTTTCGAACCATTGTTATTTTCTGTAA
- the LOC136519945 gene encoding mRNA cap guanine-N7 methyltransferase 1-like isoform X2 codes for MNKRPRDDHSSSFASAPKRQYGAGGGYGAQQGYSEERSSARRVADHYSARSNQTLEERENSPIIHLKKLNWIKSVLIQLYARPGDCGLDLACGKGGDLIKWDKAKVGYYVGVDIAQGSTFR; via the exons ATGAATAAGCGGCCCCGCGACGACCACTCCTCCTCCTTCGCCTCCGCGCCCAAGCGCCAGTACGGCGCAG GCGGAGGGTATGGCGCGCAGCAGGGGTACTCGGAGGAGCGGAGCAGCGCGCGGCGGGTGGCCGACCACTACAGCGCACGGTCCAACCAGACCCTCGAGGAACGCGAGAACAGCCCCATCATCCACCTCAAGAAGCTCAACTGG ATCAAGAGTGTTTTAATCCAGCTGTATGCACGCCCGGGCGACTGCGGTCTTGATCTTGCTTGCGGGAAG GGAGGTGATTTGATAAAGTGGGATAAAGCCAAGGTTGGCTACTATGTAGGGGTTGATATTGCTCAAGGCTCG ACTTTCAGATAA
- the LOC136519958 gene encoding uncharacterized protein: protein MAVSIELTKEYGYVVLVLVAYAFLNFWMSFQVGKARKKYKVFYPTMYAIESENKDAKLFNCVQRGHQNSLEMMPTFFVMLLLGGLQHPTIAAGLGVLYVVARFFYFKGYATGVPDNRLKIGRLNFLALFGLIICTASFGINLVIRETL, encoded by the exons ATGGCGGTGTCGATCGAGCTCACCAAGGAGTACGGCTACGTCGTGCTCGTGCTGGTGGCCTATGCCTTCCTCAACTTCTGGATGAGCTTCCAGGTCGGCAAGGCCCGCAAGAA GTACAAGGTGTTCTACCCCACCATGTACGCCATCGAGTCGGAGAACAAGGACGCCAAGCTCTTCAACTGCGTGCAG AGGGGGCACCAGAACTCTCTGGAGATGATGCCCACGTTCTTCGTCATGCTGCTGCTGGGCGGCCTGCAGCACCCGACCATCGCCGCCGGGCTGGGCGTCCTCTACGTCGTCGCGAGGTTCTTCTACTTCAAGGGATACGCCACCGGCGTTCCGGACAACCGTCTCAAGATTGG GAGGCTCAACTTCTTGGCGTTGTTTGGGCTGATCATCTGCACGGCATCTTTCGGCATCAACTTGGTCATCAGGGAGACACTCTAA
- the LOC136538213 gene encoding zinc finger protein VAR3, chloroplastic-like: protein MAASSSSLLKLTLSSYFLRSCRLASSSLLPTASRCHPGPLHSLRFCSAVPAVVDLAADPAEAAVSAGHPWPEWADFLDKLRAKGYFEQGRPSSGVSSGEGTAGDGDAAVAAASENAAAAASGNTVAAAADSAVASEDIYPFSDENRVKNACLKFARDRYDLLSSLPKQDIQAIVTSGCPNKNRKPVNSAKRLRQFVEVKEEDACGICKFKASCDKAFVAPKDEAEVKTVDVVRILLSYAMDKNLSGENSVIESVQESAKRLLSRLIELSDTKIDTSLPKPALQASRKAQGSDGKGRETTAVEMKKGDWLCTNCNFLNFARNDRCRECKADGPKKIEAAMPEMKMGDWICMQCKFMNFSRNKICFKCEEPRPKRQLNPGEWECPSCDFVNFRRNIFCKKCNRDRPEDDTQDSQLGLRKTRGAGKSRRFDYIDQKSDDDDNVSPYEGFHKRGASMRLKPDQRRTTAKSRGFDDLEDDLVTAKRRSTKEDEDDEVLPYEGVRKHVVSRRATPSQRRFTAARNQ, encoded by the exons ATGGCTGCCTCCTCCTCCAGCCTCCTAAAGCTCACTCTGAGCTCCTATTTCCTCCGCTCCTGCCGCCTCGCTTCCAGCTCCCTACTCCCCACCGCCTCCCGCTGCCACCCGGGTCCGCTCCACTCCCTCCGCTTCTGCTCCGCGGTCCCCGCGGTTGTCGATCTCGCCGCCGACCCTGCCGAGGCGGCTGTATCCGCCGGCCACCCGTGGCCGGAGTGGGCCGACTTCCTCGATAAGCTGCGGGCCAAGGGGTACTTCGAGCAAGGCCGGCCCTCCTCCGGCGTGAGTTCTGGCGAGGGAACCGCCGGAGATGGGGATGCTGCGGTTGCAGCTGCATCTGAGAACGCAGCAGCGGCTGCTTCCGGTAacacggtggcggccgcggcGGATAGCGCGGTGGCCTCGGAAGACATTTATCCTTTCAGCGACGAGAACAGGGTGAAGAATGCTTGCCTCAAATTTGCGCGCGATCGCTACGATCTCCTCAG CTCGCTTCCCAAGCAGGATATTCAAGCTATTGTCACATCTGGCTGTCCTAATAAAAATCGGAAGCCCGTCAATTCTGCAAAAAGGTTGAGACAGTTTGTGGAGGTCAAAGAAGAAGAT GCATGTGGCATTTGCAAATTTAAGGCATCTTGTGATAAAGCTTTTGTCGCTCCAAAGGACGAGGCTGAAGTTAAGACTGTTGATGTTGTTCGCATACTGCTAAGTTATGCAATGGATAAAAACCTTTCAGGAGAAAACTCAGTTATCGAAAGTGTGCAAGAATCTGCAAAAAGGCTTCTCTCACGGCTTATTGAACTTAGCGACACAAAAATCGATACATCTCTTCCGAAACCTGCATTACAAGCTTCTAGGAAGGCTCAGGGCTCAGATGGGAAGGGGAGAGAAACAACTGCAGTTGAAATGAAGAAGGGTGACTGGTTGTGCACTAA CTGTAACTTCTTAAATTTTGCTCGCAATGATCGCTGTCGTGAATGCAAAGCAGATggaccaaagaagatagaagcagCCATGCCTGAAATGAAAATGGGCGATTGGATCTGCATGCA GTGTAAGTTTATGAACTTCTCTCGCAACAAGATTTGTTTTAAATGTGAAGAACCTCGCCCAAAGAGGCAACTCAATCCTGGAGAGTGGGAGTGCCCCTC ATGTGACTTTGTTAACTTCCGACGCAACATTTTCTGCAAGAAGTGCAATCGGGACCGCCCTGAGGATGATACCCAGGATAGTCAGCTGGGATTGAGAAAAACGAGAGGGGCTGGCAAGAGTAGAAGATTTGACTATATTGATCagaagagtgatgatgatgacaatgtcTCTCCCTATGAAGGATTCCACAAGCGTGGGGCAAGCATGAGGTTGAAACCGGACCAGAGAAGAACCACTGCCAAGAGCAGAGGCTTCGACGATCTGGAGGATGATCTCGTTACTGCCAAGCGTAGAAGCACCAAGGAAGATGAGGATGACGAAGTCTTGCCGTACGAAGGTGTGCGCAAGCATGTTGTGAGCAGAAGGGCAACACCTTCTCAGAGGAGGTTCACGGCTGCCCGTAACCAGTAA